In a genomic window of Mesoplasma tabanidae:
- a CDS encoding DUF951 domain-containing protein, with the protein MHAKLQIGDIVVFKKPHPSGTTKWELIRIGSLYKFRSTNKFDLFIELRRSVLDKQIKEINEKKGE; encoded by the coding sequence ATGCATGCAAAATTGCAAATTGGCGATATTGTAGTTTTTAAAAAGCCGCACCCAAGTGGAACAACAAAATGAGAGCTTATTCGTATTGGTTCATTATACAAGTTTAGAAGTACAAATAAATTTGATCTTTTTATTGAATTAAGAAGAAGTGTTCTAGACAAACAGATAAAAGAAATAAATGAGAAAAAAGGAGAATAA
- a CDS encoding SprT family zinc-dependent metalloprotease: MKKTLSYQGNNLSYTITYKEQKHIILRVIQGEVRISAPHNTPDWEVEKILYKNISKIVSVQNQHIIASVYDLNTLKPWVKIFDEEIEVIIDKTLTRSKIENNKIYMKNYFDQEEQIKKLYSLLARHYKNWFISRTIDWSLKMNVQFRNVNVKLMKAKWGYCLPKELKIAYNTKLLHFNDEIISYVIIHELTHILHPNHSKEFWHFVQRYCPNYKELQTKLNSTGI, translated from the coding sequence ATGAAGAAAACGTTGTCTTATCAAGGCAATAATCTAAGTTACACTATTACATATAAAGAACAAAAACACATCATATTAAGAGTTATACAAGGTGAAGTTAGAATAAGTGCACCGCATAATACGCCAGACTGAGAAGTAGAAAAAATTCTTTATAAAAATATTTCAAAAATAGTCTCAGTTCAAAATCAACATATAATAGCTTCTGTGTATGATTTAAATACTTTAAAACCATGGGTTAAGATATTTGATGAAGAAATAGAAGTTATAATTGATAAAACTCTGACTAGATCTAAAATTGAAAATAATAAAATTTATATGAAAAACTATTTTGATCAAGAAGAACAAATTAAAAAGTTATATAGTCTATTAGCTAGACATTACAAAAATTGATTTATCTCTAGAACAATTGATTGAAGTCTAAAAATGAATGTTCAATTTAGAAATGTAAATGTTAAGCTAATGAAAGCTAAATGGGGATATTGTTTGCCAAAAGAGTTAAAAATTGCTTATAACACTAAATTACTTCATTTTAACGATGAAATAATTAGTTACGTAATTATTCATGAACTTACACATATTCTTCATCCAAATCATTCAAAAGAGTTTTGACATTTTGTTCAAAGATACTGTCCAAACTATAAAGAGTTGCAAACTAAATTAAATTCGACAGGTATATAG
- the ychF gene encoding redox-regulated ATPase YchF, which yields MSLKVGIVGLPNVGKSTLFNAITNSKVEAANYPFATIEPNVGVVEVPDERLDKINEIFNSKKKIATTIEFVDIAGLIAGASKGEGLGNAFLANIRETDAICEVVRCFDNKDITHVEGSVDPIRDIEIINLELMLSDEATIKKRIERITPKVRGGDKTFSAEMEVLKKAEACLDQNKLLNTLELNEEEDKILKGFQFLTAKTFIYVANVNDDELIEDNQYVKQVKEFALNNNSSVVKICAKIEEDLSEATVEEKTEFLNDLGVKYSGLEQVIKAAYKALNLQTYFTAGPQEARSWQYKKGWTAPQCAGVIHTDFERGFIKADIYNVQDLIELGDEKKVKEFGKMRLEGKSYIMQDGDVCFFKFNV from the coding sequence ATGAGTTTAAAAGTAGGAATTGTAGGATTACCAAATGTTGGTAAATCAACTTTATTTAATGCTATAACTAATTCAAAAGTAGAAGCAGCAAATTACCCATTTGCAACAATTGAACCAAATGTTGGAGTCGTTGAAGTGCCAGATGAAAGATTAGATAAAATAAATGAAATTTTTAATTCAAAGAAAAAAATAGCAACGACAATTGAATTTGTTGATATTGCAGGTTTAATTGCCGGAGCTTCAAAGGGCGAAGGATTGGGTAATGCTTTTTTAGCAAATATTAGAGAAACTGACGCTATTTGTGAAGTTGTTAGATGTTTTGATAACAAAGATATTACTCACGTTGAGGGAAGCGTTGATCCAATCAGGGATATTGAAATAATTAATTTAGAATTAATGTTATCTGATGAAGCTACTATTAAAAAAAGAATTGAAAGAATAACACCAAAAGTTCGTGGTGGCGATAAAACTTTTAGTGCTGAAATGGAAGTATTAAAAAAGGCAGAAGCATGTTTAGATCAAAATAAACTTTTAAACACTTTAGAGTTAAATGAGGAAGAAGATAAAATTCTTAAAGGATTCCAGTTTTTAACTGCTAAAACTTTTATTTACGTTGCAAACGTTAATGATGATGAATTAATAGAAGACAATCAATATGTTAAACAAGTTAAGGAATTTGCTTTAAACAATAATTCATCAGTAGTTAAAATTTGTGCAAAAATTGAAGAAGATTTAAGTGAAGCAACTGTTGAAGAAAAGACAGAATTTTTAAATGATTTAGGTGTAAAATACTCTGGGCTAGAACAAGTTATAAAGGCTGCTTATAAAGCCTTAAACTTACAAACATATTTTACTGCAGGACCTCAAGAAGCAAGAAGTTGACAATACAAGAAAGGATGAACAGCTCCTCAATGTGCTGGAGTTATTCATACAGACTTTGAAAGAGGATTTATTAAAGCTGATATTTACAATGTTCAAGATTTGATTGAATTAGGCGATGAAAAGAAAGTTAAAGAATTTGGTAAGATGCGCCTTGAAGGCAAGAGCTACATAATGCAAGATGGTGATGTTTGTTTCTTTAAATTCAATGTATAG
- the rsmG gene encoding 16S rRNA (guanine(527)-N(7))-methyltransferase RsmG: MFDNWKIFENNLGFIPSNEIKEKLAKYYEILVQENSKYNLTRIISEDDVYEKHFLDSLLFTKEFQISNQKIIDIGTGPGFPGIVLKIFFPDTHITLIDSNNKKINFLNIVIDKLNLKKIEAKHDRAEELARKENENYDIAISRAVAYLDVILELVVRFLKIDGQAILLKGPRAEEEIKNSKQIEKKLKITLVNKQILPDTGFGERVNLFYQKNISTPELYPRDYAKIVKESGKK; this comes from the coding sequence ATGTTTGATAATTGAAAAATTTTTGAAAATAATTTAGGCTTTATTCCGTCAAATGAAATAAAAGAAAAATTAGCTAAATATTATGAAATACTTGTGCAAGAAAATTCAAAGTATAACTTAACAAGAATAATTAGTGAAGACGATGTATATGAAAAACACTTTTTAGACTCTTTACTTTTTACTAAAGAGTTTCAAATAAGTAATCAGAAAATTATTGATATAGGAACAGGGCCAGGTTTTCCTGGGATTGTTTTAAAAATATTTTTCCCAGATACACATATAACTTTAATTGACTCAAATAATAAAAAAATAAACTTCTTAAATATTGTAATCGATAAATTAAATCTAAAAAAAATTGAGGCTAAACATGATAGAGCAGAAGAATTAGCGAGAAAAGAGAATGAGAATTATGACATTGCTATTTCAAGAGCTGTTGCATATTTAGATGTAATTTTGGAATTAGTTGTTAGATTTTTGAAAATTGATGGCCAAGCTATTTTATTAAAAGGACCAAGAGCTGAAGAAGAAATTAAAAACTCAAAACAAATAGAAAAAAAATTAAAAATAACATTGGTTAATAAACAAATACTTCCTGATACAGGATTTGGAGAAAGGGTAAACTTGTTTTATCAAAAGAATATTTCAACCCCAGAACTTTATCCAAGAGATTACGCAAAAATAGTTAAAGAAAGTGGTAAAAAGTAA
- the pgsA gene encoding CDP-diacylglycerol--glycerol-3-phosphate 3-phosphatidyltransferase gives MNQKQKLNLPNILTFIRLLLVPVVIILVMANILKWDKNFIVGNDNSSFNITITMLLAGIVFMIASFTDFLDGYLARKNNQVTDFGKFFDPIADKLLVNATLILFASNIAIIPVWITLILILRDIFVDFIRMILSSKNITLSAGIFGKLKTIFQMIGLSLLFFISSYTISDIKIWQEQLVLIPMYIAVAFSMYSGLDYFLKARKNLF, from the coding sequence ATGAATCAAAAACAAAAATTAAATCTGCCTAATATATTAACGTTTATAAGATTATTACTTGTACCCGTTGTTATAATACTAGTTATGGCAAATATTTTGAAATGAGATAAAAATTTTATAGTTGGTAATGATAATTCATCATTTAATATAACTATTACTATGCTGTTAGCGGGCATTGTATTTATGATAGCAAGTTTTACAGATTTTTTAGATGGTTATTTAGCTAGAAAAAATAATCAAGTAACAGACTTTGGTAAATTTTTTGATCCAATTGCTGACAAATTATTGGTTAATGCGACATTAATTTTGTTTGCGTCAAATATTGCTATAATACCTGTGTGAATAACTTTGATTTTAATTTTAAGAGATATATTTGTTGATTTCATTAGAATGATATTAAGTTCAAAAAATATAACATTATCAGCTGGAATTTTTGGTAAATTAAAAACTATATTTCAAATGATAGGATTATCATTGTTGTTCTTTATTAGCTCATACACAATTTCAGATATAAAAATCTGGCAAGAACAGCTAGTTTTAATACCAATGTATATTGCTGTTGCTTTTAGTATGTATAGTGGATTAGACTATTTCTTGAAAGCAAGAAAAAATTTGTTTTAA